In the Streptomyces spororaveus genome, ACGGGCGCAGGGCGCCGATCAGCTCGTCGAGAAGCCGCTCGCGCTCCCCGGGCTCCGTGTGCTCGGCCCCCGACCGCACCCGTGCCCATCGTTCGTCCAGCCGTAGAACGGCGTCCCGCTGCACCATGTCCGCCCCCCGGCTTCATGTGTGAGGGGCCCATCCTCGCGGCATCGCCGCCACGAGGGGAGGGATTTCATTCCCAGCGGAAGAGCCGCGCGGCGGCGCCCAGACCGAGTACGGCCCAGCCCGCCAGTACGGCCGCGTCGCCCCACGGGAGCGAGGCCCCGTGCTGGAGCACCTCGCGCAGCCCGTCGGACAGCGCCGAGATGGGCAGCAGCCCCAGGACCGACCGCACGGCGTCCGGGAACTTCTCCAGCGGCACGATCACGCCGCCGCCGACCAGCAGCAGCAGGAAGACCAGATTGGCGGCGGCCAGGGTCATCTCGGCCTTGAGGGTGCCGGCCATCAGCAGTCCGAGGCCGGAGAAGGCGGCGGTGCCCAGCAGGAGCAGCGCGGCCACCGACAGCGGGTCGCCCTGCGGGGACCAGCCCAGCATGAGGGCGATCACCGTCAGCAGGGCGATCTGCAGCACCTCGGTGACCAGCACCGACAGGGTCTTGGCGGCCATCAGGGCCCAGCGCGGCAGGGGAGAGGCCCCGAGCCGCTTGAGGACTCCGTACCGGCGGTCGAAGCCGGTGGCGATGGCCTGGCCGGTGAAGGCGGTGGACATCACGGCGAGCGCCAGGATCCCCGGCGCGAGGAAGTCCACGGACTTCCCGCTGCCGCCCTCCCCCACCGGCACCGTGACGATGTCGACCGCGGAGAAGAGGGTCAGCAGCAGCGCCGGGATGATCACGGTGAGCAGCAGCTGCTCCCCGTTGCGCAGCAGCATCCGGGTCTCCAGCGCCGTCTGGGCGAGGATCATGCGGGACACGGGCGCGGCCCCGGGGCGGGGGGTGAACGTACCGGCGCTCATGCGCGCAGCTCCTTACCGGTCAGTTCGAGGAAGACGTCTTCGAGGGTGTGCCGCTCCACCGTGAGGCTACTCGGCATCACGCCGTGCTGCGCGCACCAGGAGGCGACGGTGGCCAGCAGCTGCGGGTGGACGTCGCCGGTGACCCGGTAGACGCCCGGGGTGAGCTCGGCGGCCTGGGTGCCGTCGGGCAGCGCCTTCAGGAGCGAGGCGAGGTCGAGGGAGGGGCGGCCGGTGAAGCGCAGGGTGTTCTCGGCGCCGCCCCGGCACAGCTGCTCGGGGCTGCCGTGGACGATGACCCTGCCCGCGTCCACGATGGCGACCTCGTCGGCGAGCTGCTCGGCCTCGTCCATGTGGTGGGTGGTGAGGACGACGGTGACCCCGTCGGTGCGCAGCTCCCGTACGAGGTCCCAGGTCGCGCGGCGGGCCTGCGGGTCCAGGCCGGCGGTGGGCTCGTCGAGGAAGACCAGTTCGGGGCGGCCCACCACGGCCATGGCCAGGGCCAGGCGCTGCTGCTGGCCGCCCGAGAGCCTGCGGTAGGGCGTGCGGCCGCAGCCGCCGAGTCCGAGGCGTTCCACCAGGGTGGCGACGTCGAGCGGGTCGGCGTACAGCTTGGCCATGTGGCGCAGCATCTCGACGGCGCGCGCTCCGGAGTAGACGCCTCCGGACTGCAGCATCACGCCGATCCGCGGGCGCAGGGCCTCGGCCCGGGCGACCGGGTCGAGGCCGAGGACGCGGACCGTGCCGGCGTCGGGGCGGAGGTAGCCCTCGCAGCTCTCCACCGTGGTCGTCTTGCCCGCGCCGTTGGGACCGAGGACCGCGGTGACGGAGCCGCTCCGGACGGTGAGGTCCAGGCCGTCCACCGCGGTCTTGGTGCCGTACCGCTTCACCAGTCCGCGGATCTCCACGGCGGGGTCGTTGCTCATGGGGGGTGAGTCTACGGAGCCCCGGGAGGGGCCGGATGTCCCGGGTCGGGGCCTCCTCGGCTCCGGGATTCGAACGCGGCGTCGCGAATACTGTTCTTTTCAGTCCGTCGGCCCTGGCTGTGTCGGCTTGTTTCCGTGATCTTTTCGGGAGCTCGGCCTTTCCGGTGCCGGATGGCCCGTGCGGCCACAGGTGCGCTGGTGGGAGCGTTGTGCGGGGTCTTCGAAAGCATCCCGCCGGGTAGCGGAATGTCCTCTTCCAAATAACTCTCCGTCGATAAATTAGGTAACCCTTAGTGATGGAGGCCACCAGGGGTGGCGTCCGTCACGGCTTGTCGCAGCTCGACTAATTACGCAACAATGGCGTTGTGAAATACGGCGAACGGCAGATCGACACCCCCCAGGGGGAGCTCGGCACCGGGGAGCGGTCAACCCGCAACCGCGTGGCGCGCTCGATCCTGGACCACGGTCCGTCCACCGTCGCCGACCTCGCCCAGCGTCTCGGCCTCACCCAGGCCGCCGTCCGCCGCCACCTCGACACGCTCGTCTCCGACGACGTGGTCGAACCCCGTGAGCAGCGTGTGTACGGTGCGCGCGCCCGGGGTCGGCCCGCCAAGGTCTTCGCGCTCACCGACTGCGGCCGCGACGCCTTCGACCAGTCCTACGACACGCTCGCCGCGGACGCCCTGCGCTGGATCGCGCAGTCGGTCGGCGGCGGCGAGCAGGGCGAGGTGGCCGTCGCCGCCTTCGCCAGGTCGCGGATGGAAACGCAGGCGCGGGCCTACAAGGAGGCCGTCGAGGCGGCCGCCCCGCAGGAGCGCGCGGAGGCCCTTGCCAGGGCGTTGACCGTGGACGGGTACGCTGCTACGGCGAAGAGCGCTCCCGGTCCGCACAGCGGTGAACAGCTCTGCCAGCACCACTGCCCGGTCGCGCACGTCGCCGAGCAGTTCCCGCAGCTCTGCGAGGCGGAGACCGAGGTCTTCTCCCGCCTGCTCGGGACCCATGTGCAGCGCCTCGCCACGATCGCCCATGGCGACGGGGTGTGCACGACGTTCATTCCGCGTAGCGCGAGCACCACACAGACCGACACATCAGTATCTGCAAGTACGGCCGGGAGGAACCCCGCATGACCACGGAGATCGCTCACCCTGAGCTCGATGGCCTGGGCACCTACGAATACGGCTGGGCCGACTCCGACGCGGCCGGCGCCGCTGCCAAGCGGGGTCTCTCCGAGGATGTCGTCCGCGACATCTCGGCGAAGAAGTCCGAGCCGGAGTGGATGCTGAAGCTCCGCCTCAAGGGCCTGAAGCTGTTCGACAAGAAGCCCATGCCGAACTGGGGTTCCGACCTCTCGGGCATCGACTTCGACAACATCAAGTACTTCGTGCGTTCCACCGAGAAGCAGGCCGCTTCGTGGGAGGACCTGCCCGAGGACATCAAGAACACGTACGACAAGCTCGGCATCCCGGAGGCGGAGAAGCAGCGCCTCGTCGCCGGTGTCGCGGCCCAGTACGAGTCCGAGGTCGTCTACCACCAGATCCGTGAGGACCTGGAGGAGCAGGGCGTCATCTTCCTCGACACGGACACCGCGCTCAAGGAGCACCCGGAGCTCTTCCAGGAGTACTTCGGCACGGTCATCCCGGTCGGCGACAACAAGTTCGCGTCGCTGAACACCGCGGTGTGGTCCGGCGGCTCCTTCATCTACGTCCCCAAGGGCGTGAAGGTCGACATCCCGCTCCAGGCCTACTTCCGTATCAACACGGAGAACATGGGCCAGTTCGAGCGGACGCTGATCATCGTCGACGAGGACGCCTACGTCCACTACGTCGAGGGCTGCACCGCCCCGATCTACTCCTCGGACTCGCTGCACAGCGCCGTGGTCGAGATCATCGTCAAGAAGGGCGGCCGCTGCCGCTACACGACGATCCAGAACTGGTCGAACAACGTCTACAACCTGGTCACCAAGCGCGCCGTGGCGTACGAGGGCGCGACCATGGAGTGGATCGACGGCAACATCGGTTCCAAGGTCACCATGAAGTACCCGGCCGTCTACCTGATGGGCGAGCACGCCAAGGGCGAGACCCTGTCCATCGCCTTCGCGGGCGAGGGCCAGCACCAGGACGCCGGCTCCAAGATGGTCCACATGGCGCCGAACACCTCCTCGAACATCGTCTCCAAGTCGGTGGCCCGAGGCGGCGGCCGCACCTCCTACCGGGGCCTCGTCGAGATCGGCGAGGGCGCCCACGGCTCGAAGTCCAACGTGCTGTGCGACGCGCTCCTGGTCGACACCATCTCCCGCTCGGACACGTACCCCTACGTGGACGTCCGCGAGGACGACGTCTCCATGGGCCACGAGGCCACGGTCTCCAAGGTCTCCGACGACCAGCTCTTCTACCTGATGAGCCGCGGTATGACGGAGTTCGAGGCGATGGCCATGATCGTGCGCGGCTTCGTCGAGCCCATCGCGCGTGAGCTGCCCATGGAGTACGCGCTGGAGCTGAACCGGCTGATCGAGCTGCAGATGGAGGGATCGGTCGGCTGACCGCCGGCCGCGCGGCGTCCCCCGCCGCACATCCTTCTACGTAGGCAGTGTTCTTCAAAGAGAGTGAGCAAGACGACAGCCATGGCTGAGGCTCAGAACATTCCGGCGGGTTCGACCACCGCCGGCGCGATCGCGGTGGCCGCCGAGTCCACCGTCGCCACCCGGATGAGTGCGCCCCCGTCCTTCGACGTGGCGGACTTCCCGGTTCCGAACGGCCGCGAGGAGGAGTGGCGCTTCACGCCGCTCGCCCGCCTCAAGGGCCTGCACGACGGCACCGCGGTCGCCAACGGCACCATGAAGGCCCAGATCGACGCGCCCGAGGGCGTCACGGTCGAGTCGGTGGAGCGCGGCGACGCGCGCATCGGCAAGGCCGGCATCCCGGTGGACCGGATCGCCGCCCAGGCGTTCTCGTCCTTCGCCAAGGCCACGGTCGTCACCGTGCCCAAGGAGACGGTCCTCACCGAGCCGGTGCGCGTGACGCTGCACGGCGAGGGCGGCACCACCTTCGGCCACACCGTCTTCGACGTGCAGGCCTTCGCCGAGGCCGTCATCGTCATCGACCACACCGGTGACGGCGTGCGCGCCGCCAACGTCGACTTCCTGGTCGGCGACGGCGCCAAGCTCACCGTCGTGTCCGTGCAGGACTGGGACGACACCGCCGTCCACTGCTCCCAGCACAACACGCTGGTCGGCCGCGACGCGACCTTCAAGTCGGTCGTGGTCACCTTCGGCGGCGACCTCGTGCGCCTCCACCCGCGCATCAGCTACGCCGGCCCCGGCGGCGAGGCCGAGCTCTTCGGCCTGTACTTCACGGACGCCGGCCAGCACCAGGAGCACCGCCTCCTGGTCACGCACGACGCCCCGCACTGCAAGTCGAACGTGGTCTACAAGGGCGCGCTCCAGGGCCAGGACGCCCACGCGGTCTGGATCGGTGACGTGCTCATCCAGAAGAGCGCCGAGGGCACCGACACCTACGAGATGAACCGCAACCTCGTCCTCACGGACGGCGCGCGGGTCGACTCGGTGCCGAACCTGGAGATCGAGACCGGCGAGATCGTCGGCGCCGGCCACGCCTCCGCGACCGGCCGCTTCGACGACGAGCAGCTCTTCTACCTGCAGGCCCGTGGCATCCCGGCCGACGAGGCCCGCCGCCTGGTCGTCCGCGGCTTCTTCGCGGAGCTCGTCCAGCAGATCGGTGTCGACGACATCGAGGAGCGTCTGCTCGCCAAGATCGAGACCGAGCTCCAGGGTTCCGTCTGATGAATTACGTCAAGGCCTGTGCGCTCAGCGAGCTGGAGGAGAACACCCCGAAGCGGGTGGAACTCGACGGCACGCCGGTGTCCATCGTCTCCACCGAGGGGGAGGTGTTCGCGATCAACGACATCTGCTCGCACGCGAACGTCTCGCTCTCGGAGGGCGAGGTCGAAGACTGCATGATCGAGTGCTGGCTGCACGGGTCGGCCTTCGACCTGCGCACCGGCAAGCCCTCGGGTCTGCCCGCGACGCGCCCCGTACCCGTATACCCCGTAAAGATCGAAGGGGACGACGTGCTCGTCTCCCTCACCCAGGAGTCCTGAGGTATCCATGGCAACGCTTGAAATCCACGACCTGCACGTCTCCGTCGAGGCCGAGAACGGCGCCCGCGAGATCCTCAAGGGCGTCGACCTCACCGTCAAGCAGGGTGAGACGCACGCCATCATGGGTCCGAACGGCTCGGGCAAGTCCACCCTGGCGTACTCGCTCGCCGGTCACCCGAAGTACACCATCACCGGTGGCACCGTGACCCTCGACGGCGAGGACGTCCTGGAGATGTCCGTCGACGAGCGCGCCCGCGCCGGCGTCTTCCTCGCGATGCAGTACCCGGTCGAGGTCCCCGGTGTCTCGGTCTCCAACTTCCTGCGCACCTCGGCCACCGCGATCCGCGGCGAGGCGCCGAAGCTGCGTACCTGGGTGAAGGAGGTCAAGTCCGCGATGGAGCAGCTCCAGATGGACCCGGCCTTCGCCGAGCGCAACGTCAACGAGGGCTTCTCCGGCGGTGAGAAGAAGCGCCACGAGATCCTGCAGCTGGAGCTCCTGAAGCCGAAGATCGCGATCCTCGACGAGACCGACTCCGGTCTCGACGTCGACGCCCTGCGCCAGGTCTCCGAGGGCGTCAACCGCGTCCGCGCGACCGGCGAGGTCGGCACGCTGCTGATCACGCACTACACGCGGATCCTCCGCTACATCAAGCCCGACTTCGTCCACGTCTTCTCCGAGGGCCGCATCGCCGAGTCCGGTGGCGCCGAGCTCGCCGACAAGCTGGAGGCCGAAGGCTACGAGTCGTACAGCACGAAGGGTGGCGCGACCGCGTGACACAGCTGCCTGGCCTCCTCGACATCGAGGCGATCCGAAAGGACTTCCCCCTTCTGGATCGTGTGGTCCACGACGGGAAGAAGATCGTTTACCTGGACAACGCGGCGACCTCGCAGAAGCCGCGCCAGGTGCTCGACGCGCTGAACGAGTACTACGAGCAGCACAACGCCAACGTCCACCGTGGCGTGCACGTGCTCGCCGAGGAGGCCACGGCGCTGTACGAGGGCGCTCGCGACAAGGTCGCCGCCTTCATCAACGCGCCGAGCCGCGACGAGGTGATCTTCACCAAGAACGCCTCGGAGTCGCTCAACCTCGTCGCGAACATGCTCGGCTGGGCGGACGAGCCCTACCGGGTCGACCGCGAGACCGAGATCGCCATCACGGAGATGGAGCACCACTCCAACATCGTGCCGTGGCAGCTGCTCTCGCAGCGCACCGGCGCGAAGCTGAAGTGGTTCGGCCTCACCGACGACGGCCGGCTCGACCTGTCCAACATCGAAGAGGTCATCACGGAGAAGACGAAGATCGTCTCCTTCACGCTGGTCTCCAACATCATGGGCACGGTCAACCCGGTCGAGGCGATCGTCCGGCGCGCCCAGGACGTCGGCGCCCTCGTGCTGATCGACGCCTCCCAGGCCGCCCCGCACATGCCGCTGGACGTGCAGGCGCTCGGCGCCGACTTCGTGGCCTTCACCGGCCACAAGATGTGCGGCCCGACCGGCATCGGCGTCCTGTGGGGCCGCCAGGAGCTCCTGGAGGACCTGCCCCCGTTCCTCGGCGGCGGCGAGATGATCGAGACCGTGTCGATGCACGCCTCGACCTACGCCCCGGCGCCCCACAAGTTCGAGGCGGGCACGCCCCCGATCGCCCAGGCCGTCGGCCTCGGCGCGGCCGTGGACTACCTGTCCGCGATCGGCATGGACAAGATCGCCGCGCACGAGCACGCGATCACCGAGTACGCGATCAAGCGCCTCGCGGAAGTGCCCGACCTGCGGATCATCGGCCCCACCACGGCCGAGGACCGCGGCGCCGCGATCTCCTTCGTCCTGGGTGACATC is a window encoding:
- a CDS encoding ABC transporter permease gives rise to the protein MSAGTFTPRPGAAPVSRMILAQTALETRMLLRNGEQLLLTVIIPALLLTLFSAVDIVTVPVGEGGSGKSVDFLAPGILALAVMSTAFTGQAIATGFDRRYGVLKRLGASPLPRWALMAAKTLSVLVTEVLQIALLTVIALMLGWSPQGDPLSVAALLLLGTAAFSGLGLLMAGTLKAEMTLAAANLVFLLLLVGGGVIVPLEKFPDAVRSVLGLLPISALSDGLREVLQHGASLPWGDAAVLAGWAVLGLGAAARLFRWE
- a CDS encoding ABC transporter ATP-binding protein, with product MSNDPAVEIRGLVKRYGTKTAVDGLDLTVRSGSVTAVLGPNGAGKTTTVESCEGYLRPDAGTVRVLGLDPVARAEALRPRIGVMLQSGGVYSGARAVEMLRHMAKLYADPLDVATLVERLGLGGCGRTPYRRLSGGQQQRLALAMAVVGRPELVFLDEPTAGLDPQARRATWDLVRELRTDGVTVVLTTHHMDEAEQLADEVAIVDAGRVIVHGSPEQLCRGGAENTLRFTGRPSLDLASLLKALPDGTQAAELTPGVYRVTGDVHPQLLATVASWCAQHGVMPSSLTVERHTLEDVFLELTGKELRA
- a CDS encoding helix-turn-helix transcriptional regulator — protein: MKYGERQIDTPQGELGTGERSTRNRVARSILDHGPSTVADLAQRLGLTQAAVRRHLDTLVSDDVVEPREQRVYGARARGRPAKVFALTDCGRDAFDQSYDTLAADALRWIAQSVGGGEQGEVAVAAFARSRMETQARAYKEAVEAAAPQERAEALARALTVDGYAATAKSAPGPHSGEQLCQHHCPVAHVAEQFPQLCEAETEVFSRLLGTHVQRLATIAHGDGVCTTFIPRSASTTQTDTSVSASTAGRNPA
- the sufB gene encoding Fe-S cluster assembly protein SufB, with product MTTEIAHPELDGLGTYEYGWADSDAAGAAAKRGLSEDVVRDISAKKSEPEWMLKLRLKGLKLFDKKPMPNWGSDLSGIDFDNIKYFVRSTEKQAASWEDLPEDIKNTYDKLGIPEAEKQRLVAGVAAQYESEVVYHQIREDLEEQGVIFLDTDTALKEHPELFQEYFGTVIPVGDNKFASLNTAVWSGGSFIYVPKGVKVDIPLQAYFRINTENMGQFERTLIIVDEDAYVHYVEGCTAPIYSSDSLHSAVVEIIVKKGGRCRYTTIQNWSNNVYNLVTKRAVAYEGATMEWIDGNIGSKVTMKYPAVYLMGEHAKGETLSIAFAGEGQHQDAGSKMVHMAPNTSSNIVSKSVARGGGRTSYRGLVEIGEGAHGSKSNVLCDALLVDTISRSDTYPYVDVREDDVSMGHEATVSKVSDDQLFYLMSRGMTEFEAMAMIVRGFVEPIARELPMEYALELNRLIELQMEGSVG
- the sufD gene encoding Fe-S cluster assembly protein SufD; this encodes MAEAQNIPAGSTTAGAIAVAAESTVATRMSAPPSFDVADFPVPNGREEEWRFTPLARLKGLHDGTAVANGTMKAQIDAPEGVTVESVERGDARIGKAGIPVDRIAAQAFSSFAKATVVTVPKETVLTEPVRVTLHGEGGTTFGHTVFDVQAFAEAVIVIDHTGDGVRAANVDFLVGDGAKLTVVSVQDWDDTAVHCSQHNTLVGRDATFKSVVVTFGGDLVRLHPRISYAGPGGEAELFGLYFTDAGQHQEHRLLVTHDAPHCKSNVVYKGALQGQDAHAVWIGDVLIQKSAEGTDTYEMNRNLVLTDGARVDSVPNLEIETGEIVGAGHASATGRFDDEQLFYLQARGIPADEARRLVVRGFFAELVQQIGVDDIEERLLAKIETELQGSV
- a CDS encoding bifunctional 3-phenylpropionate/cinnamic acid dioxygenase ferredoxin subunit, whose protein sequence is MNYVKACALSELEENTPKRVELDGTPVSIVSTEGEVFAINDICSHANVSLSEGEVEDCMIECWLHGSAFDLRTGKPSGLPATRPVPVYPVKIEGDDVLVSLTQES
- the sufC gene encoding Fe-S cluster assembly ATPase SufC, with amino-acid sequence MATLEIHDLHVSVEAENGAREILKGVDLTVKQGETHAIMGPNGSGKSTLAYSLAGHPKYTITGGTVTLDGEDVLEMSVDERARAGVFLAMQYPVEVPGVSVSNFLRTSATAIRGEAPKLRTWVKEVKSAMEQLQMDPAFAERNVNEGFSGGEKKRHEILQLELLKPKIAILDETDSGLDVDALRQVSEGVNRVRATGEVGTLLITHYTRILRYIKPDFVHVFSEGRIAESGGAELADKLEAEGYESYSTKGGATA
- a CDS encoding cysteine desulfurase, with amino-acid sequence MTQLPGLLDIEAIRKDFPLLDRVVHDGKKIVYLDNAATSQKPRQVLDALNEYYEQHNANVHRGVHVLAEEATALYEGARDKVAAFINAPSRDEVIFTKNASESLNLVANMLGWADEPYRVDRETEIAITEMEHHSNIVPWQLLSQRTGAKLKWFGLTDDGRLDLSNIEEVITEKTKIVSFTLVSNIMGTVNPVEAIVRRAQDVGALVLIDASQAAPHMPLDVQALGADFVAFTGHKMCGPTGIGVLWGRQELLEDLPPFLGGGEMIETVSMHASTYAPAPHKFEAGTPPIAQAVGLGAAVDYLSAIGMDKIAAHEHAITEYAIKRLAEVPDLRIIGPTTAEDRGAAISFVLGDIHPHDVGQVLDEQGIAVRVGHHCARPVCLRYGIPATTRASFYLYSSPAEVDALIDGLEHVRNFFG